One Sphingomonas sp. OV641 genomic window carries:
- a CDS encoding glycine zipper 2TM domain-containing protein, whose protein sequence is MFKKLSLAGAALAMSTVAMIPAEASAQRYYGDRYERQYRGHDNYRGYRGYRGNDRRYYRNQRCNNGTTGTIVGAIAGGLLGRAIDSRGDRALGTVLGGVGGAVAGNAIEKSNNPRYCR, encoded by the coding sequence ATGTTCAAGAAGCTTTCGCTCGCCGGCGCCGCTCTCGCGATGAGCACGGTGGCCATGATCCCGGCAGAAGCATCGGCGCAGCGCTACTACGGCGACCGCTATGAGCGCCAGTATCGCGGCCATGATAATTACCGCGGCTATCGCGGGTATCGCGGCAACGACCGTCGCTATTACCGCAACCAGCGCTGCAACAACGGCACCACCGGCACCATCGTCGGCGCGATCGCCGGCGGCCTGCTGGGTCGCGCGATCGACAGCCGGGGGGACCGCGCGCTGGGCACCGTGCTCGGCGGCGTGGGCGGCGCGGTGGCCGGTAACGCGATCGAGAAGTCGAACAACCCGCGTTATTGCCGCTGA
- a CDS encoding esterase-like activity of phytase family protein, which produces MRWMFCVVAVLLVVPRYAGNERLPLISAAPSITVARYVPPGGWPARIGQLTPLAGYTLRSHDPAFGGFSAIAWRGGRAFLMSDGANVVSFALRQDVAIGARGYVLADGPAIGWDRADRDSESLILDPASGTAWVGFENQNEIWRYRANFQRVEGHRAPDLMRSWVRNQGAEAFVRLHDGRFVAFAERQPNRRSRYAVLFSGDPTNPKTRAAPFRFLPPDRFDPSDATVLPDGDLLILTRRFRYPFSFSAKLVRVPVAALRPGAHVRGKVIATLAAPVMRENCEGIAVTQEAGATIVWIVTDNDGMPFRPSYLLKFRLN; this is translated from the coding sequence ATGCGCTGGATGTTTTGCGTGGTCGCGGTGCTGCTGGTGGTGCCGCGCTATGCCGGCAATGAACGGCTGCCGCTGATCAGCGCCGCGCCGTCGATCACGGTCGCCCGCTATGTGCCGCCGGGTGGTTGGCCGGCCCGGATCGGACAACTCACGCCGCTCGCCGGCTATACGTTGCGCAGCCACGATCCCGCGTTCGGCGGCTTCTCGGCGATCGCCTGGCGCGGCGGCCGCGCCTTCCTGATGTCGGACGGCGCCAATGTCGTCAGCTTCGCGCTGCGCCAGGATGTGGCGATCGGTGCCCGCGGCTATGTTCTGGCGGACGGGCCTGCGATCGGTTGGGACCGGGCGGATCGTGACAGCGAATCGCTGATCCTCGATCCCGCAAGCGGAACGGCATGGGTCGGCTTCGAAAACCAGAATGAGATCTGGCGGTACCGCGCGAACTTCCAGCGCGTCGAGGGGCATCGCGCGCCCGACCTGATGCGATCCTGGGTGCGCAACCAGGGCGCAGAGGCCTTTGTCCGGCTGCACGACGGCCGCTTCGTTGCCTTTGCCGAGCGCCAGCCGAATCGACGAAGCCGTTACGCGGTGCTGTTCTCCGGCGACCCCACAAATCCCAAAACCCGGGCGGCGCCGTTCCGCTTCCTGCCGCCGGACCGATTCGATCCCAGCGATGCGACGGTCCTGCCGGATGGCGACCTTCTGATCCTCACCCGCCGGTTTCGTTACCCGTTCAGCTTCTCCGCCAAGCTGGTGCGCGTGCCGGTAGCGGCGCTGCGGCCCGGCGCGCACGTGCGGGGCAAGGTAATCGCGACGCTGGCGGCGCCGGTGATGCGTGAGAATTGCGAGGGGATCGCCGTTACGCAGGAAGCCGGCGCGACGATCGTGTGGATCGTCACCGACAATGACGGCATGCCCTTTCGCCCGTCCTATCTGCTGAAGTTCCGGCTCAACTGA
- a CDS encoding phytoene/squalene synthase family protein: MSPSRTAAEERAALVAAARESIARGSKSFATASNLFDRETRERAWLLYAWCRACDDIVDGQDHGHGATAVSDAEARVAIIAEKTTAALVGRVVGDMPFDALRVVAAETGLPPRFAHDLVTGFRLDAEDWRPRSEADLYRYCYHVAGAVGCMMAVVMGVDPADEDTLDRACDLGMAFQLANIARDVEEDDRIGRCYLPDEWLVEMDIPPGQHMKPPFRDRLVVLARRLAARAALHEASARVGAAKLPPRSRWAVLAAAGIYGDIAREVAARGAHAWDHRVTTPKSAKLAWVAKAAVAARRPVRDTPRDPTLWTRPR; the protein is encoded by the coding sequence GTGAGCCCTTCGCGAACGGCGGCGGAAGAGCGCGCCGCGCTTGTCGCCGCCGCGCGCGAATCGATCGCCAGGGGATCCAAGAGCTTCGCAACCGCGAGCAACCTCTTCGATCGCGAGACCCGCGAGCGCGCATGGCTGCTTTATGCCTGGTGCCGCGCCTGCGACGACATCGTCGACGGGCAGGATCACGGCCATGGCGCCACCGCCGTGTCGGACGCCGAGGCGCGCGTGGCGATCATCGCCGAGAAGACCACGGCGGCGCTGGTCGGGCGGGTGGTGGGCGACATGCCGTTCGATGCGCTGCGTGTCGTTGCGGCGGAAACGGGCCTGCCACCGCGGTTCGCGCATGATCTCGTCACCGGCTTCCGGCTCGATGCGGAGGACTGGCGGCCGCGCAGCGAGGCTGACCTGTACCGTTATTGCTACCATGTCGCCGGCGCGGTCGGCTGCATGATGGCGGTGGTGATGGGCGTCGATCCGGCGGACGAGGATACGCTGGACCGTGCCTGCGATCTCGGCATGGCGTTTCAGCTCGCCAATATCGCGCGCGACGTCGAGGAAGATGACCGGATCGGGCGCTGCTACCTGCCGGACGAATGGCTGGTGGAAATGGATATACCGCCCGGGCAGCACATGAAGCCGCCGTTCCGCGATCGGCTGGTGGTGCTCGCGCGGCGGCTCGCGGCGCGTGCGGCGCTGCATGAGGCGAGTGCGCGCGTCGGCGCGGCGAAGCTGCCGCCCCGCTCGCGCTGGGCGGTGCTGGCGGCGGCTGGGATCTATGGCGACATCGCCCGCGAGGTGGCGGCGCGCGGGGCGCACGCCTGGGATCATCGCGTGACGACGCCCAAGTCGGCCAAGCTCGCATGGGTGGCGAAAGCGGCGGTGGCAGCACGGCGCCCGGTGCGCGACACACCGCGTGACCCGACGTTGTGGACCCGGCCGCGGTAA
- the rpmB gene encoding 50S ribosomal protein L28 encodes MSRICELTGKGRQVGHNVSHANNKTKRTFLPNLQNVTLMSDVLERSVRLRVSTHGLRSVEHNGGLDNWLVKTSDDKLSLRARRLKRDIVKKRATVDTAAAA; translated from the coding sequence ATGTCGCGCATCTGCGAGCTGACCGGCAAGGGCCGGCAGGTGGGACACAACGTTTCCCACGCCAACAACAAGACCAAGCGTACGTTTCTGCCGAACCTGCAGAACGTGACGCTGATGTCGGACGTGCTGGAGCGCAGCGTGCGCCTGCGCGTGTCGACCCACGGCCTGCGCTCCGTTGAGCACAACGGCGGCCTCGACAACTGGCTGGTGAAGACGAGCGACGACAAGCTGTCGCTGCGTGCCCGCCGCCTGAAGCGCGACATCGTCAAGAAGCGCGCTACCGTCGACACCGCCGCCGCCGCTTAA
- the thrS gene encoding threonine--tRNA ligase, with amino-acid sequence MLSITLPDGSVREVPPGSTPADIAAAIGPGLAKAAIAARVDGELRDINRPFERDAQLALVTSRDEADALELARHDFAHILAEAVQELFPGTQITFGPATDDGFYYDFAAPADRGPFTEEDLPAIEERMRKIIAADKPLRREVWTREQLIERWQQQGETFKAEWAAELPEDEELTVYWSGGDWLDMCRGPHLASTGKLDPQAFKLTRVSGAYWRGDQKNAMLSRIYGTGWLNKKQLDAHLHMLEEAAKRDHRKIGQEMDLFHLQAEAHGSVFWHPKGYMIWRQLEAYMRRRLDAAGYDEVKTPQVMDARQWEKSGHWGKYRENMFVIPDEVPNVSDEGALVSPDADWMALKPMNCPAHVLIFRQGIKSYRDLPIRMAEFGCCHRNEPHGALHGIMRVRQFTQDDAHIFVREDQLVDEVARFIDLLDSVYQDLGFTEYAVKLALRPEKRFGDDAMWDKSEDELRRAVFASNLPQKIKDGFEELEGEGAFYAPKLEFHLTDAIGRTWQVGTIQSDRVLPERLDASYIGEDGERHRPVMLHRAILGTFERFLGILIEHHAGRFPLWLSPVQAVVATIVSEADDYAQVVRDKLAAAGLRVETDLRNEKINYKVREHSLAKVPALLVVGKREAEEGTVAVRRLGSQGQEIVSLDEIVARLVAEAKAPDLV; translated from the coding sequence ATGCTCTCGATCACGCTTCCGGACGGCTCGGTACGCGAGGTACCGCCGGGATCGACGCCCGCCGACATCGCCGCCGCGATCGGGCCGGGCCTCGCCAAGGCCGCCATCGCCGCGCGGGTCGACGGCGAGCTTCGTGACATTAACCGTCCGTTCGAACGCGACGCGCAGCTTGCGCTGGTGACGAGCCGCGACGAGGCGGACGCGCTGGAACTGGCGCGGCACGATTTCGCGCACATTCTGGCGGAAGCGGTGCAGGAACTGTTTCCCGGCACGCAGATCACCTTCGGCCCGGCGACGGACGATGGCTTTTATTATGATTTCGCCGCCCCGGCGGATCGCGGGCCCTTCACCGAGGAGGACCTGCCGGCGATCGAGGAGCGGATGCGCAAGATCATCGCCGCGGACAAGCCGCTGCGCCGCGAGGTGTGGACGCGTGAGCAGCTGATCGAGCGCTGGCAGCAGCAGGGCGAGACGTTCAAGGCCGAATGGGCGGCCGAGCTTCCCGAGGACGAGGAGCTGACGGTTTACTGGTCCGGCGGCGACTGGCTGGACATGTGCCGCGGGCCGCACCTGGCCTCGACGGGCAAGCTCGATCCGCAGGCGTTCAAGCTGACGCGCGTGTCCGGCGCTTACTGGCGCGGCGACCAGAAGAACGCGATGCTGAGCCGCATCTACGGCACGGGCTGGCTGAACAAGAAGCAGCTCGACGCGCATCTGCACATGCTGGAGGAAGCGGCCAAGCGCGATCATCGCAAGATCGGGCAGGAGATGGACCTGTTCCACCTTCAGGCCGAGGCGCATGGCAGCGTCTTCTGGCACCCCAAGGGCTATATGATCTGGCGGCAGCTGGAGGCGTATATGCGCCGCCGGCTCGACGCGGCCGGCTATGACGAGGTCAAGACGCCGCAGGTGATGGACGCCCGCCAGTGGGAGAAATCCGGCCACTGGGGCAAGTATCGCGAGAACATGTTCGTCATTCCGGACGAGGTGCCCAACGTGTCCGACGAGGGCGCCTTGGTGTCGCCCGATGCGGACTGGATGGCGCTGAAGCCGATGAACTGCCCGGCGCACGTGCTGATCTTCCGCCAGGGGATCAAGTCGTATCGCGACCTGCCGATCCGCATGGCCGAATTCGGCTGCTGCCACCGCAACGAGCCGCATGGCGCGCTGCACGGCATCATGCGTGTGCGTCAATTCACGCAGGATGACGCGCATATCTTCGTGCGCGAGGATCAGCTGGTGGATGAGGTGGCGCGCTTCATCGACCTGCTCGATTCCGTATACCAGGACCTTGGCTTCACCGAATATGCCGTGAAGCTGGCGCTGCGCCCCGAGAAGCGCTTCGGCGACGATGCGATGTGGGACAAGTCCGAGGACGAGCTGCGCCGCGCGGTGTTCGCGTCAAACCTGCCGCAGAAGATCAAGGACGGGTTCGAGGAACTGGAGGGCGAAGGCGCTTTCTATGCGCCGAAGCTGGAATTCCACCTGACCGATGCGATCGGCCGGACGTGGCAGGTCGGCACGATCCAGTCCGATCGCGTGCTGCCCGAGCGGCTCGACGCGAGCTACATCGGCGAGGATGGCGAGCGGCACCGCCCGGTGATGCTGCACCGCGCGATCCTCGGCACGTTCGAGCGCTTCCTCGGCATCCTGATCGAGCATCATGCGGGCCGCTTCCCGCTGTGGCTGTCGCCGGTGCAGGCGGTGGTGGCAACGATCGTGTCCGAAGCCGACGATTATGCGCAGGTGGTGCGGGACAAGCTGGCCGCCGCCGGGCTGCGCGTCGAGACGGACCTTCGCAACGAGAAGATCAACTACAAGGTGCGCGAGCACAGCCTGGCCAAGGTGCCCGCGCTGCTGGTCGTGGGCAAGCGCGAGGCGGAAGAAGGCACCGTCGCCGTTCGCCGGCTGGGCAGCCAGGGGCAGGAGATCGTCTCGCTGGACGAAATCGTCGCACGCCTGGTGGCGGAGGCGAAGGCGCCGGATCTGGTGTAA